One region of Flavobacterium sp. GSB-24 genomic DNA includes:
- a CDS encoding POTRA domain-containing protein, which yields MRLLLVIKKENVDLERPVNKLNNFLVLQKKIQIVLTLLLLGSFSQIKAQERVPFDQGKKYILAKVSVVGKISFNEQTVVTFSGLQKGQEITVPGEEISSAIKKLGKLGLFDEIAFYVNKVENDSIYLDLNIIELPKLNEVKFVGVKKSKVEGLIKDNNLTKNKIVNENLITTTKNYIENKYKKEGYYNTKVTITNTPDTINGHQVNMLVRIDKGDKVKISSIDFIGNKQLTSNQLRAAMKDTKQKNFIRVFKASKFIPEKYKTDLEKVIASYKEKGYRDARIIYDSVKYNKQKNTLAIKINVEEGNKYYFGNIKFLGNTVYSDQLLNRYLGIKKGETYNGVLLEKRIADKTKPDAEDITNLYQNNGYLFSNINAVEVKTVNDTIDFEIRVTEGPIAYFNKITVVGNDKTNDHVIYRELRTKPGEKYSKEQLVRTIREIGQLGFFDPEAIDPKFKNVDAGAGTVDIEYHVVEKGSSQVELQGGYGGGGFIGTLGLSFNNFSARKLFDKEAYKPLPMGDGQKVALRLQGSTYFQTYSLSFSEPWFGGKKPVQFSSSISYSKQFLNNYITRTVDRGKSFNIFTLQVGLAKRLTVPDDYFVLSQSVSYQHYDLNNYNTGLFTFGNGASRNLAYTIGLSRSNKGVNPIFPTYGSEFSISAKVTPPYSLFNGIDYGNLKNEKEYKTQYTGTSGSGVDGKPLNNGDYVKTETVNGQTGYVSVGSDFGSADTDVAKVDQRKYNWLEYYKVKFKGDWYTKVYGKLVLRTLTEFGFLGAYNQERGVIPFERFYLGGDGMANYSMDGRETIQLRGYPNNSLTPVNASGDAIGATIYNKFSMELRYPITLKASASIYALTFLEAGSSYPTFKDYNPFDLNRSAGAGLRVFMPAFGLLGIDFGYGFDALPGQTKANGWETHFIIGQQF from the coding sequence ATGAGGCTATTATTAGTTATCAAAAAAGAGAACGTAGATTTGGAAAGACCAGTGAACAAATTAAATAATTTTTTAGTGTTGCAAAAAAAAATACAAATAGTCCTTACCCTATTACTTTTGGGTAGTTTTTCACAAATTAAAGCACAAGAAAGAGTTCCTTTTGATCAAGGAAAAAAATATATTCTGGCCAAAGTTTCCGTTGTTGGTAAAATAAGCTTCAATGAACAGACTGTAGTAACATTTTCAGGCCTTCAAAAAGGACAGGAAATTACTGTACCTGGAGAAGAAATTAGTAGTGCAATTAAAAAATTAGGTAAACTAGGCCTTTTTGATGAAATTGCTTTCTACGTCAATAAAGTAGAAAATGATAGTATTTATCTAGATTTAAATATTATTGAACTTCCTAAATTAAACGAAGTTAAATTCGTTGGAGTTAAGAAAAGTAAAGTAGAAGGTTTAATTAAGGACAATAACTTGACAAAAAACAAAATTGTCAACGAAAACTTAATTACTACAACTAAAAACTATATTGAAAACAAATACAAAAAAGAAGGTTATTATAATACAAAAGTTACTATAACAAATACTCCAGACACTATTAACGGACATCAGGTTAATATGCTTGTCAGGATAGATAAAGGAGATAAAGTAAAAATCAGCAGTATTGATTTCATTGGAAACAAACAGCTTACAAGCAATCAATTGCGTGCTGCAATGAAAGATACGAAACAGAAAAACTTCATTCGTGTTTTTAAAGCTTCTAAATTTATTCCAGAAAAATATAAAACTGACTTAGAAAAAGTAATTGCTTCTTATAAGGAGAAAGGATACCGTGATGCACGTATCATTTACGATTCTGTTAAATACAACAAACAGAAAAATACACTTGCTATTAAAATTAATGTAGAAGAAGGAAATAAATATTACTTCGGAAATATTAAATTCTTAGGTAATACAGTATATTCAGATCAGCTTTTAAACCGTTACTTAGGGATTAAAAAAGGAGAAACTTACAACGGAGTTTTATTAGAAAAAAGAATTGCCGATAAGACAAAACCTGATGCAGAAGATATTACCAATTTATACCAAAACAACGGTTACTTATTCTCAAACATCAATGCTGTAGAGGTAAAAACGGTTAACGATACAATCGATTTTGAAATTAGAGTTACAGAAGGTCCAATTGCCTATTTCAACAAAATTACAGTTGTTGGAAACGACAAAACAAATGACCACGTAATTTACCGTGAGTTAAGAACAAAACCAGGTGAAAAATATAGTAAAGAACAACTTGTAAGAACTATTCGTGAGATCGGACAATTAGGTTTCTTTGATCCTGAGGCAATTGATCCTAAGTTTAAAAACGTAGATGCCGGAGCAGGAACTGTTGACATTGAATACCATGTTGTAGAAAAAGGATCTAGCCAGGTTGAACTTCAAGGAGGTTACGGCGGTGGAGGTTTCATCGGAACATTGGGACTTTCGTTTAATAACTTCTCTGCTAGAAAATTATTTGACAAAGAAGCTTATAAGCCTTTGCCAATGGGAGATGGACAAAAAGTAGCGCTTCGTTTACAAGGAAGTACTTATTTCCAAACGTACAGTTTATCGTTCTCAGAACCTTGGTTTGGAGGAAAGAAACCTGTACAATTTAGTTCTTCTATCTCTTATAGTAAGCAATTTCTTAACAATTATATTACCCGAACTGTTGATCGTGGCAAAAGTTTTAATATTTTTACACTCCAAGTTGGTTTAGCTAAACGATTAACTGTGCCAGATGACTACTTTGTATTATCACAGTCTGTAAGTTATCAGCATTATGATTTGAACAATTATAATACAGGATTATTTACTTTTGGTAACGGTGCATCAAGAAACTTAGCATATACGATTGGACTTTCAAGAAGTAATAAAGGTGTGAACCCAATATTCCCTACTTATGGTTCAGAGTTTAGCATTTCGGCGAAAGTAACACCTCCATATTCATTATTTAATGGAATTGATTATGGAAATTTAAAAAATGAAAAAGAATATAAAACACAGTATACTGGAACATCTGGAAGTGGTGTAGACGGAAAACCGCTTAACAATGGCGATTATGTTAAAACAGAAACTGTAAACGGACAAACTGGTTATGTAAGTGTTGGTTCAGACTTTGGAAGTGCTGATACTGATGTTGCAAAAGTCGATCAGAGAAAATACAATTGGTTAGAATACTATAAAGTTAAATTTAAAGGAGACTGGTATACTAAAGTATATGGAAAGTTAGTATTAAGAACCTTAACAGAATTTGGTTTCTTAGGAGCTTATAATCAAGAAAGAGGTGTAATTCCTTTTGAGCGTTTTTACTTAGGAGGAGATGGTATGGCCAACTACTCAATGGATGGTAGAGAGACTATTCAGTTGAGAGGTTATCCAAACAACTCTTTAACTCCAGTAAATGCTAGCGGAGATGCAATTGGAGCAACTATTTATAACAAGTTCTCTATGGAGTTACGTTACCCAATTACATTAAAAGCATCAGCTTCTATTTATGCTTTAACATTCTTAGAGGCAGGTTCATCATATCCAACGTTCAAAGATTACAACCCATTTGATTTAAATCGTTCTGCTGGTGCTGGTTTACGTGTATTCATGCCTGCATTTGGATTATTAGGTATTGACTTTGGTTACGGATTTGATGCTCTTCCTGGACAAACAAAAGCTAATGGATGGGAAACTCACTTTATCATTGGACAACAATTTTAG